In the Malus domestica chromosome 16, GDT2T_hap1 genome, one interval contains:
- the LOC139193110 gene encoding uncharacterized mitochondrial protein AtMg00810-like, with translation MSDAKPALTPLDSKLKLDLGGTPFSDISLYQRLVGKLIYLTITRPDISHSVSIASQFMHSPTIEHLNLVKRILRYLKRSVGRGILMAKNDNTQIMGYCDADWAGNAIDRKSTTGYCTFVGGNLVTWKSKKQTVIARSSAEAEYRAMASTACELIWLKGLLCDLGVFTAQPMTLFCDN, from the coding sequence ATGAGTGATGCTAAGCCTGCTCTTACCCCTCTCGATAGCAAGCTCAAGCTTGACTTGGGAGGCACGCCATTCTCGGATATCAGCTTATATCAAAGGCTTGTCGGCAAGCTGATCTACCTAACGATCACCAGACCAGACATCTCACATTCAGTAAGTATCGCCAGTCAATTCATGCACTCCCCCACCATCGAGCATCTGAACCTTGTCAAAAGGATCTTACGTTACTTAAAAAGGTCTGTTGGTCGTGGCATCCTCATGGCGAAGAATGACAACACTCAAATCATGGGGTACTgcgatgctgattgggcaggaaaCGCAATCGATCGCAAGTCCACCACTGGTTACTGTACCTTTGTTGGTGGAAACTTGGTCACGTGGAAGAGCAAAAAACAAACTGTCATCGCAAGATCAAGTGCCGAAGCTGAATATCGTGCAATGGCCTCAACAGCGTGTGAGCTGATATGGCTAAAAGGACTTTTATGTGACTTAGGTGTGTTCACAGCTCAACCAATGACCTTATTTTGTGACAACTAG